A single genomic interval of Zobellia nedashkovskayae harbors:
- a CDS encoding VCBS repeat-containing protein: MRKIIASLIVLLIVFSCTKKSAISKNFIEIDPTVSGVDFSNTIIENDTLNYFSFPYLYLGAGVSIGDINNDGLSDIYFTGNLTPNKLYLNKGNLQFEDITEKAGIAGDNRWYSGTTMADVNNDGYLDIYLSVSGKFSTTANQLFINNGDNTFAEKAASYGIADESISIQSTFFDYNNDGLLDLFVANYPNVLVSKGNNYYKNKMNLNVHEDSGHLYENNGNGTFSDVTKESGVQNFGLTLGLVASDFNNDGYKDLYLSNDFNVPDYLYQNNGDGTFTEVSRKAARHTSMFGMGMDVNDFNNDGLVDILQVDMTAADYKRSKTNMASMSPETFYESVDYGFNYQYMQNSLQLNNGVNQDKIPVFSEVSRFSNMSTTDWSWGAQFADFDNDGWKDVFISNGVKRDVNNNDVNAKYKSETFFGENKNKDFRLMPSTPIANFAFANNKDLSFSNVSEEWGLDKAGFSNGFAYADLDLDGDLDLVINNMDAPASIYENKNIKNNNYLRVRLQGEKNNPFALGAKVVINEKINKQTQELTLTRGYQSSVEPIVHFGLWQAETDNSVKVIWPNGETQLVENVSSNQEIKIKYDSLKTSTIPIIDREYSFANISNKINPSFIHIEDAYDDFKTEPLLPHRYSQLGAKVATGDINSDGLEDFFVGNAKGSQSAMYVQNENGGFELLAGPWETDSQYEDTGVLLFDADNDKDLDLYIVNGGNHTSVNSGYYQDRLYINTPQGFVKSTKALPVIIASGQEIVSADYDNDGDLDLFIGGRIVPGKYPFSPESYILKNEGGKDLELQYTNVTAEIAPELSELGMVTSAIWDDFNDDNEIDLIVTGEWMPIRFFKNTGGSFKDVTNELGFENTTGWWYSLQKVDIDADGDMDYFAGNLGLNYKYKANEKTPFEVYANDFDENGTMDIVLSYRKKGTILPLRGRECSSQQVPAIKKRFETFESFANANLNDIYGEKMLKKALHYEAKTFANSWIENKNGEFIIHELPKRAQFSSINKFEIFNYNGDQFPDMLIGGNLYEAEVETPRNDSGIGLVLVGGVKNDFELLDMNESGLYAPGEIKDIKSINIGDQKKPAFIFSVNNDSLLLIEQRK; the protein is encoded by the coding sequence ATGAGAAAGATAATTGCTTCATTAATTGTTTTGCTTATAGTTTTTTCTTGCACTAAGAAAAGTGCTATAAGTAAAAATTTTATAGAAATAGACCCTACGGTATCTGGGGTAGATTTTTCTAATACTATTATTGAAAATGACACTTTAAATTACTTTTCATTCCCTTATCTATACCTAGGGGCGGGAGTGTCTATAGGAGATATTAATAATGATGGATTATCTGATATATATTTCACAGGTAACTTAACTCCTAATAAATTATATCTTAACAAGGGTAATTTGCAATTTGAAGATATCACGGAAAAAGCTGGTATTGCAGGTGATAATAGATGGTATTCCGGTACCACAATGGCCGATGTAAATAATGACGGCTATCTAGATATTTATTTAAGCGTATCCGGCAAGTTTAGTACTACCGCAAACCAATTGTTTATTAATAACGGAGACAATACTTTTGCGGAAAAAGCTGCTTCTTATGGAATTGCAGATGAAAGTATTTCTATACAATCTACATTTTTCGATTATAATAACGACGGACTTTTAGACCTTTTTGTGGCTAATTATCCAAATGTTTTAGTGAGCAAAGGAAATAATTATTATAAGAATAAAATGAACTTGAATGTCCATGAAGATTCTGGGCATTTATACGAAAACAATGGGAATGGAACATTTTCTGATGTTACGAAAGAATCTGGAGTTCAGAATTTTGGACTAACTCTAGGCTTAGTTGCATCAGATTTTAATAATGACGGATATAAGGATTTGTACCTAAGTAATGATTTCAATGTACCTGATTATTTATACCAAAATAATGGAGACGGTACCTTTACGGAGGTTTCTAGAAAAGCAGCTAGGCATACATCTATGTTTGGTATGGGTATGGATGTTAATGACTTTAATAATGATGGTTTAGTAGATATTCTTCAGGTTGATATGACTGCTGCGGATTATAAACGTTCTAAGACTAATATGGCGAGCATGAGTCCTGAAACTTTTTATGAGTCAGTAGACTATGGTTTCAATTATCAGTACATGCAAAACTCGTTGCAATTAAACAACGGGGTAAATCAGGATAAAATACCAGTATTTAGTGAAGTATCAAGGTTTTCCAATATGTCTACCACAGACTGGAGCTGGGGAGCGCAATTTGCGGATTTTGATAATGATGGATGGAAAGATGTGTTTATATCCAATGGGGTTAAAAGAGATGTAAATAATAATGACGTTAATGCCAAATACAAATCTGAAACTTTTTTTGGTGAAAATAAAAACAAAGATTTCAGATTAATGCCTAGTACTCCTATTGCAAATTTTGCTTTTGCTAATAACAAAGACCTTTCTTTTTCTAACGTAAGTGAAGAGTGGGGATTGGATAAAGCTGGTTTTTCTAATGGGTTTGCATATGCAGATCTAGATTTAGATGGCGATTTAGATTTGGTAATAAATAATATGGATGCACCGGCATCTATTTATGAAAACAAAAACATAAAAAATAATAATTACCTGAGAGTAAGACTTCAAGGAGAAAAAAACAATCCTTTTGCCTTAGGGGCTAAAGTTGTTATTAACGAGAAGATCAACAAACAAACTCAGGAGCTAACATTAACCAGAGGATACCAGTCTAGTGTAGAACCAATTGTTCATTTTGGACTCTGGCAAGCTGAAACAGATAATTCTGTAAAAGTTATTTGGCCAAACGGAGAAACGCAGCTGGTAGAAAATGTAAGTTCTAATCAAGAAATTAAAATTAAATATGACTCTTTAAAAACCAGCACTATTCCTATTATTGACAGAGAGTATTCTTTTGCGAACATTTCAAATAAAATCAATCCTTCTTTTATACATATTGAAGATGCTTATGATGATTTTAAAACAGAACCTTTACTGCCTCATAGGTATTCTCAGTTAGGTGCAAAAGTAGCTACAGGAGATATAAATTCAGATGGATTGGAAGATTTTTTTGTTGGTAATGCAAAAGGTAGTCAGTCTGCAATGTATGTGCAAAATGAAAATGGTGGTTTTGAATTATTGGCAGGACCATGGGAAACGGATTCGCAGTATGAAGACACAGGTGTTTTACTTTTTGATGCGGATAATGATAAAGATTTAGATTTATACATTGTAAATGGTGGTAACCATACTTCTGTAAATTCAGGTTATTATCAAGATAGATTATATATAAATACGCCACAGGGTTTTGTAAAAAGTACAAAGGCACTTCCTGTAATTATAGCTAGTGGACAAGAAATTGTTAGCGCAGATTATGACAACGATGGGGATTTAGACTTATTTATTGGAGGTAGAATTGTACCGGGTAAATATCCGTTCTCTCCGGAAAGCTATATTCTTAAAAATGAAGGAGGAAAAGATTTAGAATTACAATATACTAACGTTACAGCAGAAATAGCCCCTGAATTGTCTGAGTTAGGAATGGTCACTTCTGCTATTTGGGACGATTTTAATGACGATAATGAAATAGACCTAATTGTTACAGGAGAGTGGATGCCTATTAGGTTTTTTAAAAATACTGGAGGAAGTTTTAAAGATGTAACAAATGAATTAGGTTTTGAAAATACTACTGGATGGTGGTATAGCTTACAAAAAGTGGATATTGATGCTGATGGAGATATGGATTATTTTGCTGGGAATTTGGGGCTAAATTATAAGTATAAAGCAAATGAAAAGACCCCATTTGAAGTTTATGCAAATGATTTTGATGAAAATGGGACTATGGATATCGTTCTAAGTTATAGAAAAAAAGGAACTATTTTACCTTTGAGAGGAAGAGAGTGTTCGTCTCAACAGGTTCCTGCAATAAAGAAAAGGTTTGAGACTTTTGAATCCTTTGCAAATGCTAATTTAAATGATATATACGGAGAAAAAATGTTAAAAAAGGCTTTACATTATGAAGCTAAAACATTTGCCAATTCATGGATTGAAAATAAAAATGGTGAATTTATAATCCACGAGTTACCTAAACGAGCTCAATTTTCATCAATTAATAAATTTGAAATCTTTAATTATAATGGAGATCAATTTCCGGATATGCTTATTGGTGGTAATCTATATGAAGCTGAAGTGGAAACACCTAGAAATGATTCTGGAATAGGGTTGGTTTTGGTTGGTGGTGTCAAAAACGATTTTGAACTTTTAGACATGAATGAAAGTGGATTGTATGCTCCAGGAGAAATAAAGGATATTAAATCTATAAATATTGGCGATCAGAAAAAGCCAGCTTTTATTTTTTCTGTAAATAATGACTCTCTTTTATTGATAGAACAGAGAAAATAG
- a CDS encoding RagB/SusD family nutrient uptake outer membrane protein, translated as MKNNKITIKGVLAMFALLALNINCSDDALNQDNPNILVPSSFWGTAEDANKAILGAYSPFLAITYYSRFEVFLSDYRDDVVNGFNSSDRTAAGAFNATADRNAPKWMWEAQFRGVSRANDVLFNVPNIEMDAAEKESILGEAYFIRGFNYFNLVNNFLNVPIITIPVDQMEAPELLPQAPPADVWALIEEDLKKAQAMLPNSWPAEQTGRARAKAATGLLGKVYLYQGKYSEAKAEFSKVMDGSFELMDDYADNFTEEFENNKESLFEIQLISDGNQGWGADASSSGSGSAYQADLAPVGYTNQNTMRVNQWALDLFLDEQTVNGENDPRTYTTFFWNTEDSTIYEGDTLRSRTYLNTSYADAFDASGTNIFGNKYADWKFNGKEESRDGGWHSSGNNLRILRYADVLLMFAEAEFMLNGSTTAALNAINEVRERADLAPHAVITMQDIEDERVKELTFERTRYFDLLRWDRVKSRIVDNPDLKSESGGTSSYKPGREYLAIPLSELDGNNNDEGFKQNPGY; from the coding sequence ATGAAAAATAATAAGATAACAATAAAGGGTGTGCTGGCTATGTTTGCTCTTTTAGCCCTAAATATAAATTGTTCTGATGATGCTTTAAATCAGGATAATCCAAATATTCTTGTGCCATCATCATTTTGGGGTACAGCAGAAGATGCAAATAAAGCTATTTTGGGAGCTTATAGCCCTTTTTTAGCAATAACCTATTACTCTAGATTCGAAGTATTCCTTTCAGATTACAGAGATGATGTTGTAAACGGTTTTAACTCTTCGGATAGAACAGCTGCAGGTGCCTTCAATGCTACCGCAGATCGTAACGCTCCAAAATGGATGTGGGAAGCACAATTTAGAGGTGTTTCTAGGGCTAATGATGTTCTGTTTAACGTTCCTAATATAGAAATGGATGCTGCAGAGAAAGAAAGCATACTAGGAGAAGCTTACTTTATTAGAGGTTTTAATTATTTTAATTTAGTTAATAATTTTTTAAATGTACCTATAATAACAATTCCAGTAGACCAAATGGAAGCTCCGGAGTTACTACCACAAGCACCACCTGCTGATGTTTGGGCGCTGATAGAGGAAGATTTGAAAAAAGCACAAGCTATGTTGCCAAACTCTTGGCCTGCAGAACAAACAGGAAGAGCTAGAGCCAAAGCTGCTACAGGTTTGTTAGGAAAAGTCTATTTATACCAAGGAAAATATTCGGAGGCTAAAGCAGAATTTTCTAAGGTTATGGATGGAAGTTTTGAATTAATGGATGATTATGCTGATAATTTCACAGAGGAATTTGAAAACAATAAAGAATCTTTATTTGAAATTCAGTTAATTTCTGATGGTAACCAAGGTTGGGGAGCAGATGCTTCCAGTAGTGGTTCTGGTTCAGCTTACCAGGCCGACTTGGCTCCAGTAGGATATACAAACCAAAATACTATGAGAGTTAATCAATGGGCTCTTGATTTATTTTTGGATGAGCAGACTGTTAATGGTGAAAATGACCCAAGAACGTATACAACTTTCTTCTGGAATACTGAAGATTCTACAATTTACGAAGGAGATACGTTACGTTCAAGAACTTACCTTAACACATCTTATGCAGATGCTTTTGATGCTTCCGGTACAAATATATTTGGTAATAAATATGCAGATTGGAAATTTAATGGTAAAGAAGAATCTAGAGATGGCGGATGGCACAGTTCTGGAAACAACCTAAGAATATTAAGATATGCAGATGTTCTTTTAATGTTTGCTGAAGCAGAATTTATGTTAAACGGTTCTACAACTGCCGCGTTAAATGCTATTAATGAAGTTCGCGAAAGAGCAGACTTAGCTCCGCATGCAGTAATAACAATGCAAGATATAGAAGATGAACGTGTAAAGGAATTAACTTTTGAACGTACACGTTACTTTGATCTTCTTCGTTGGGATAGGGTTAAATCCAGAATTGTAGATAATCCAGATTTAAAATCAGAAAGTGGTGGTACAAGCTCTTACAAACCAGGAAGAGAATACCTTGCAATTCCTCTTTCAGAATTAGACGGTAATAATAATGACGAAGGGTTTAAACAAAACCCAGGTTACTAA
- a CDS encoding SusC/RagA family TonB-linked outer membrane protein: MKGTNFKIKKRQPHRYLAGMLWLLAIAFGHAQDMSVSGTVTDNLGQPLPGANVLVKGTTNGTQTDFDGNFTLNAPGDGTISISYIGFVTKEVAINNQTNIKVALEEDAESLDEVVVVGYGTQKKSDLTGSVATVGSKDIEKYTYNDASQALQGRMAGVNVQAQGGAPGAGSVITIRGTGTFSNAGPLFVIDGMITGNMNTVNPGDIASVSVLKDASATAIYGSRAANGVVIITTKKGKKGKVSIDLDTNFGYQKVINEIDWADATQYAGIVNRANDADGVPRYPANDTQFDPNYSSNLYDDSFRTASVSNTNLRVSGGGENSVYSLSLNQFDQDGVIKFSDFKRTTVRANFGLDKGKFKLQSTIGLTRTVDNPNPYFNKERNLLPTIRLKNDAGEWSADDRADRGITTAYGAFYGPGTIANELGIAATEDRTNTLNTVIGNVSGSYELFDGLTYKLNLGMESSSRNNYTFSPDAQVIYNGTNKATSELSETNTNRLNTLVEHTLNYKKVFNKHSVDVLAGYTDQKNNSRSLGIVALNAINNISVAGAFSSENLQRAPSEDITTTIQSYFGRLNYTFDDRYLLTASLRRDGSSLFKEDLRWGTFPSMAIGWNISNEPFLENFDAVSNIKLRAGYGEIGSNNVDAYAINPSINLFSTYVLGETQARESGYAVTRGVNSNIFWETTKTTNFGLEFATLNNKINVTVDYFIKKSEDILVDVQLPLYTGFANQIPFNRGNIENKGFEFLVTYADQIGDLNFNLTANFSTLDNVVTSLGGQAPIIGGGFTSNGLRGTRTDIGEPIGSFYGYVTDGIYQTDAEATAANDQEGNPIAGDLKFKDFNGDGVDPEDRKYLGSSIPNFEYGFNLTADYKGVDLSLFFNGVSGNKILNSTKYRGFFDFNGNYLADAANAWTPTNTNTNIPRNTQVDPGFNRRMSDFYLENGAYFRLRNAQLGYTLPDDVLEKIKIPKIRLYVSATNLFTISDYSGYYPEVGRNSRGGTSLFNNGVDEGNYPTPRTYQLGLQVSF; encoded by the coding sequence ATGAAAGGAACTAACTTTAAAATTAAAAAACGGCAACCGCACAGATATCTGGCTGGCATGTTGTGGCTTTTGGCAATAGCTTTTGGTCACGCTCAAGATATGTCCGTGAGTGGTACAGTTACAGATAATTTAGGGCAACCCTTACCAGGAGCCAATGTGCTGGTAAAAGGGACTACTAATGGTACACAAACAGATTTTGATGGTAATTTTACACTTAACGCTCCTGGTGATGGAACTATATCTATAAGTTATATAGGTTTTGTTACCAAGGAAGTAGCTATTAACAACCAAACTAATATTAAAGTAGCTCTTGAAGAAGATGCAGAGTCTTTGGATGAAGTTGTTGTTGTTGGTTATGGTACTCAGAAAAAGTCAGATTTGACAGGTTCTGTTGCAACCGTGGGTTCCAAGGATATTGAAAAATATACTTATAATGATGCCTCGCAAGCACTTCAAGGTAGAATGGCAGGTGTAAACGTACAGGCTCAAGGTGGAGCTCCTGGAGCTGGATCTGTTATTACTATTAGAGGTACAGGAACGTTTAGTAATGCTGGACCTTTATTTGTAATTGACGGTATGATTACCGGAAATATGAATACGGTAAATCCAGGGGATATTGCATCTGTTTCTGTTTTAAAAGATGCTTCTGCAACTGCTATTTATGGTTCTAGGGCAGCCAATGGTGTAGTTATAATAACTACTAAAAAAGGAAAGAAAGGAAAAGTAAGTATTGATTTAGATACTAACTTTGGTTATCAAAAAGTTATAAACGAGATAGACTGGGCTGATGCTACGCAATATGCAGGAATAGTTAATCGTGCTAATGACGCAGATGGTGTTCCAAGATACCCCGCTAATGATACCCAATTTGACCCTAATTATAGTAGTAATTTATATGATGATTCTTTTAGGACTGCATCTGTAAGTAATACTAACCTGAGAGTTTCTGGTGGAGGTGAAAATAGTGTGTATAGTCTTTCATTAAATCAATTTGACCAGGACGGTGTTATAAAGTTCTCAGATTTTAAAAGAACTACGGTAAGAGCTAATTTTGGATTAGATAAAGGTAAATTCAAACTTCAAAGCACCATTGGTTTAACTAGAACAGTAGATAATCCTAATCCTTATTTTAATAAAGAAAGGAATTTACTCCCTACAATTAGATTAAAAAACGATGCAGGAGAATGGAGTGCAGATGACAGAGCAGATAGAGGAATAACAACTGCTTACGGAGCTTTCTATGGTCCTGGTACAATTGCAAATGAATTAGGTATTGCTGCTACAGAAGACAGAACCAATACTTTGAATACCGTTATAGGGAATGTTTCAGGTTCTTATGAATTATTTGATGGTTTAACTTATAAGTTAAACTTAGGGATGGAGTCATCTTCAAGGAATAACTACACTTTTAGTCCTGATGCACAGGTTATTTATAATGGAACAAATAAAGCAACATCAGAATTAAGTGAAACCAATACTAATCGCTTAAATACTTTAGTAGAACATACGCTCAATTATAAAAAAGTTTTTAATAAGCATAGTGTAGATGTATTAGCTGGTTATACAGATCAAAAAAACAATTCTAGATCTTTAGGTATAGTTGCGCTAAATGCTATAAACAACATCAGTGTCGCAGGTGCTTTCAGCTCGGAAAATTTACAAAGAGCTCCTTCTGAGGATATTACAACAACCATTCAATCTTATTTTGGTAGGTTAAATTATACTTTTGATGATAGATACTTATTAACGGCAAGTTTGCGTCGTGATGGTTCTTCTTTGTTTAAAGAAGATTTAAGGTGGGGTACTTTCCCTTCTATGGCAATTGGTTGGAACATTAGTAATGAGCCATTTTTAGAAAATTTTGATGCTGTTTCTAACATTAAGTTAAGGGCTGGTTACGGAGAAATAGGATCTAATAATGTTGATGCGTATGCAATTAATCCTTCTATTAACTTATTTAGTACCTATGTTTTAGGTGAAACTCAAGCTAGAGAATCTGGTTATGCGGTTACAAGAGGTGTAAATAGTAATATCTTTTGGGAAACTACTAAAACAACAAATTTTGGATTAGAATTTGCCACTCTGAATAATAAGATAAACGTAACCGTGGATTATTTTATTAAAAAATCGGAAGATATTTTAGTAGATGTTCAGCTTCCTCTTTATACAGGATTTGCTAATCAAATTCCATTTAATAGAGGAAACATAGAAAACAAGGGTTTTGAATTCTTAGTAACCTATGCTGATCAAATAGGAGATTTAAACTTTAACTTGACAGCCAATTTCTCTACACTGGATAATGTAGTTACTTCTTTAGGAGGACAAGCACCTATTATTGGAGGCGGTTTTACTTCTAACGGGTTAAGGGGTACTAGAACTGACATAGGGGAGCCTATTGGCTCTTTTTATGGCTATGTAACAGACGGTATTTATCAAACAGATGCAGAGGCTACAGCAGCTAATGATCAAGAGGGTAACCCAATAGCAGGTGATCTTAAGTTTAAAGATTTTAATGGCGATGGTGTTGATCCAGAAGATAGAAAATACCTTGGTAGTTCTATCCCAAACTTTGAGTATGGGTTTAACCTAACGGCAGACTATAAAGGAGTAGATTTAAGCCTATTTTTTAATGGTGTATCAGGAAACAAAATTTTGAACTCTACAAAATATAGAGGATTTTTTGATTTTAATGGTAATTATTTAGCGGATGCGGCAAATGCATGGACACCTACTAATACAAATACCAACATACCAAGAAACACACAAGTTGATCCTGGTTTTAACCGTAGAATGTCTGATTTTTATTTAGAAAATGGTGCTTATTTCCGTTTAAGAAATGCGCAATTAGGATACACACTTCCTGATGATGTATTAGAAAAAATAAAAATACCTAAAATTAGATTGTACGTTTCTGCAACAAACTTATTTACAATAAGTGATTATTCTGGATATTATCCTGAGGTTGGAAGAAATAGTAGAGGTGGTACTAGTCTGTTTAATAATGGTGTTGATGAAGGAAACTATCCTACACCCAGAACTTACCAACTAGGTTTACAAGTTTCTTTTTAA